Part of the Clostridium sporogenes genome, CCGTCACCAACTACAGATAAAATCATGGCTTGTATGGCGCCTGAAGTACCATGGATTGAAAAAAATGCTGCATCTGATCCATAAGCATCAGCTGCTAATTCTTGGGCTTTTTTTATAGCACCAGTTGGATGATGTAAACTATCAACTAATTTAAATACAGTTACATCAATTTTAAAAGGATTTTCTCCTATAAAATTTTTAAATGCTTCGTCCATTCCTACACCTTTTTTGTGGCCAGGAACATGAAATGGAATAGTTTCCCTATTCACATACTCCATTAAAGCATCAAAAACTGGGGTTTGATTTTGATTTAATTTATACACCGTAATATGCACCTTCTTTCATAATAATACTCCCGTGAAACTATGAAAGCTCAATGGTTCCCGTGGATTCTTTACTTAAAACAATACTATTATAAGTTAAATGCTATTTAAATGCAATATATATGTAAAATTTATTATATGCTTTTTTTATTGTATAAATACATAACATTTTGTAAATAATACAAAATGCGGAGGGATGAACATGGAAAAATTATTTGTAGAAAAAAGAAATTGTAAAAATAGTAATAAAATAAGAAGAGAAGGAAAAGTACCAGGTATAATATATGGGAAAAATTTAAATAATTTAATGTTTGAAGTAGGAGAAATAGAATTAAACAGTATGATTTCACAGGTAGGGGAACATGGAGTAACAGATGTGAATTATGGAGGAGCGGATTATAAGGTTCTTATAAAAGAGGTTCAAAAGGATCCAGTAAAAAAGAATGTAATACATATAGATTTAGAAAACGTTACTAATAGTTCTAATTTAATTAATGCAGAAATACCAATACTTTTTTCAGGTGATGAGTTAATCATGAAAAAGGGAGGAGTAGTTCAAAAAGAAAAAAATAGTGTTAAAGTAAGATGTCCAGGGGAAAAACTTCCCAATAATATAATGATAGATTTATCTAAATATGATATTGGTAAGACATTCAGAGTATCCGATTTAGAATTAGGAGAAGATATAACTTTTATGGAGAGTTTAGATAGTACTATAGCATCTGTATTTTTTGGATAATAATATAAGGAAAGTGCATAGCACTTTCCTCTTTTCTATATTGAGGACAGATTATAATTAGCGTATAATAGATAGCTTTTAATTATCATTAAAAAAATTATGGCTATATTTTAAAAGATAGAGAGTAGTTATTATAATCAAGAAAGCAATACTTATGCACATTCCGGAAATTAAACCTGGTGTGATATATCGTAGTTCAATATTATGGTAGCCAGGCTCTAATACTAATCCAGTAAGTATTCCGTTTATATTCATTAAATCTTGTTTCTTTCCATCTACTTTTGCTGACCAGCCTTTACAAAATGGTATATTAAGAGCAAGAATTCCTTTTTCATTATTTTTAATATTTCCTTTGACTTTTCCCCCTTTTACATATAGATTTTCTAAGTTATATTTGTTACGTTCATTTATCCATTTTGTATAATATTTATATGAATTAAACCAAGCGTGGGTATCACTAATAAGGTAATCTCCTTCTGAAATATCTATCTTTATTACAGTAGTATTACCATCTAATCTAAAAGTAAATTTATTAAGAGGATAAGTATAAGAAGAATTTTCTTCCAATTTCCTTGTAGCTTTACCATTAACATTTAAATTAAATTCTTTACCTTTCATGGATTTTAAATTAATAGAAAATAATATTTCACCATTAGTTTCTTCTTTAATATTATTAATAGGAATACTAATAGAAGCATTTTTTTTAGCTTTTAATAATCCATTTGCATAATTAGCATTTTTTATTACTGCATCTTCCCATTTTAATGAAAGCTCTGTTGTTACATCATCAATAGGAGTATTTCTTGTTAATTCAGGTATATTTTCATTAACTATGGCTGTTTGAAGAAGAACTGCATCTCGTTCAGCTATATTCATTTTATCATAATCTTTTCTTTTTATAGTATTTGGATACCATAAATCAAATCCAACATTATAATTATTCTGGTATATATAGTAGTTGTTAGTTTTATTATTGAGTTTATACCCATATGAAGGTGTATATGCATTTACTTTATTTTTGATTAAATATTTAACACCAAACATAGTCTCTAAAAATAATCTATCATCAAAATTTTCATATACACTAGGTTTAACAACAGGATTTAAAATATTATAGTCAACCTTTAAACATTTGTGGAGAGCTCCATCAACCATGCTATTGTAGGTACTTGCACCATAATAATTATAGTTCATTGGGGCATTCGCGTAATGTAAATTTCTAAACAGTATCCTATAAAATTCATTATTTGTAGGAGTATATTTATTAAATATCATTTTTTCTTCTAAATTATCTACGCCAGAATATTGTAATATTTTATTTGTCATAACAGGTCGTGTAGTATATAGATAAGTATTTGTATTGCACATAAGAGAAAGTGCAACGCATAAGATAACAGTGTAGTTTAAAAGTTTAGTTGCCAAGGGTTTAGAAATATACTTTTTTAACATTATTGCAAATAATGATAATAGTCCTGATACTAGTATTATAAGGTTTATGGTTTTAGTAGTTTTTAAACTGCGAATAATATTAGCAAAACCCCTAGGCTCTTTTGTATAATAAAAATAAATTATAAATATTATAATTATTGAAAAGAAATGAAAGCCTAAACTTTTTAACTTATCATTTTCTTCTAGCCAATCAGGTATTGCATAGGCTATTGAAAATATAAATAAATAAAACCATCTGTCACATGAATATGAAAAACCATTAAAAAAGCTACCAGAATATGGAGTTAAAAATAAAATAAAAAATATGCATGCCAGAATAGTTTTTTTCTTAGTAATTAGGGATAGTTTTTTCCAAGGTAAAGCGAAAATAATTAGAGCAATTAGTGGAAACCCCAGTGTACTATCATAAAAAAATAGCTTTTCAGGTAATTTTAAAATATGATGATTATTATAAAGAATAGGTATAATTACTTTATTTGCAAACCTATCTGTTTTCAAAAATGCATACACTGAAGGAATAAATGATATAGAGGCCAGCCCTAGCGCCATTATAGCAAATAAAATATATTTAGAAATATAACGACAAAATGAATGTACTTTATTTTTAAAAGTGTTTCCTTCTATATTTATAAAAATAATGATGAATATAATATAAAAAATATAACTAATAAAGCCGAAATAAAAGCTATTTGCAACAGTTAGTGAAGCGCTAATTATAAAAATTAGCCACTTACCAGTTTCATTGTATATTCTGAAACCTAATATTGTAAGAGGTATCCATATGTATGCATCCGCCATAAAGTCAAAGCGAAGAGAAAATACCATATAATTGATACAGCCACCATATATCATAGCTCCTATAAGAGAAGTATAAGTTTTCTTTTTTTCATATTTTAGTAAAGCATATAAAAAATACATAGATAAAAATTGTTTTAAAATACTGAATAAAAATTTCCATTGTAAAGTATTTCCTAGAGTCCAACTTCCAATGCCTAGTTTCCTTAATAATAACATCAGGTAAAAAAATGGACTAGTAGTATAATAATAGATGAATTGACCAAAAATATCTCCTCCAAGTCCATAGCTCCAAGACCAAAAGGGTTGATGTGAAAGAAATGCCTTTTGAATAAATGGCACAAAGTACATGAACTGAAAAGTGCTATCTGTACCGGGTACAGCAAACAAAAAACCACGATATCCAAGATACAAAGAGTATAAATGACATCCAATAGAAAATAATAATAAAAAGATAATAGGAAATAAATATTTTAAAATATTTAGAAAATTTGATTTAATATTTACATCAATATTTGAAGTAGATTCTGAATTTTTTAATATATGTTTAGTTACTAAGAATGTTATTGGTATAGGTAATATTGCAGCCCAAAGTACAGCTATTGAACTACTTATATGAAAAATTTTTACTAGTAAAACTAAAGAAAATGTAGAAATTAAATAATTAGCTAAAGTAGTAAGGGGGTATTTAATAAATTTTTTTAAAGTTGGTTTTGTTTTAAAAGTAAAGTAGCAATTAAGAAAATATGAACCAATCATGCTAAGTGTAAAAGCAATAGTATGACTTATAACATAAGGGATGTTAAGGTATAAAAATAAAAGATACCATATGTAATAATGAACAGTATTTATAACACCAATTATACCAAAGCGTAGAAAACTAAAGATTTTATCATCTTTAGTTTTTAATTTATTGAAATATTTTTTTATATTAAAAACTACCTTATTCATTACAGTCTTCCTCCAATAGATTGTTTATTACATTTTGATATTTTGATATCTTTTTGGGTATTCTTTTCTATATTTTTACTTATATTTGTTTCTTTAATAAGAAAATGGGGACGTTTTTTTACTTCATAATAAATTCTTCCAATATATTCCCCTATTACACCTAGTGATAGAAGTTGAATTCCACCAATAACAAGAATAGCTGTTATGGTTGTAAAATATCCAGGCATATCAATGCCTACTAACATAATGCGTATTAGAGAATATAATATATATGATAGCCCTAGAATTATCATTATAAACCCTAAATATAATATACTTCTTAAAGGCTTGTTATTAAATGATAGGATTCCATCCATACCATACTGTATCAATTGTTTAAAATTCCATTTAGTATTTCCACATACTCTATTTTGATTTTTATATTCAATTATTTTTTCATCAAAGCCAATCCATGAAAACATCCCTTTTGAGAACCTATTATATTCTTTCATAGATAATAATGCATTAACCGCTTGTCTACTTAAAAGGCGAAAATCCCCTATTCCATCTGTTAGTCTTATATCTACAAAATGGTTTACTATTTTATAATATAATTTGGAAAAAACAGTAGTTGTTTTTGGATCACCAACTCTGTTTCGTTTAGCAATTACTTGATTGTATCCATTATAATAATATTTCACCATATCACAAATTAATTCAGGTGGATGTTGTAAATCAGCATCAATTAATATTATTGCATCTCCAGTTGAGTAAGTAAGGCCTGCTAACATTCCAGCTTCTTTTCCAAAATTTCTTGTGAAGGAAATAAATTTTACATGAGCATCGCTTTTTTCAAGTTGTTTTATTACATCAAGAGTATTATCTTTACTTCCATCATCAATAAAAATTAATTCATAAGTGTAATGCTGATCTAAACTATCTTGTTCAAGTATTCTTTTTAATTCCTTATATGTTATTTTTATAACATTGTCTTCGTTATAAGAAGGTATAATTATAGATAATTTCATAATAACTCCTTTCAGATATAGAATTAACAGCATACTGCATTTAATACACATTATACCATATTAGTATATAAAGTATAATAATGTATAAAAATATAAAAACATATAATTATAAATTAAGGTGGATTTTATAAATATGCTTATTTTTAAAATTTATTAATCATTAATCTCTTTAAAAGTAGTACGGTTATTC contains:
- a CDS encoding glycosyltransferase family 2 protein; the protein is MKLSIIIPSYNEDNVIKITYKELKRILEQDSLDQHYTYELIFIDDGSKDNTLDVIKQLEKSDAHVKFISFTRNFGKEAGMLAGLTYSTGDAIILIDADLQHPPELICDMVKYYYNGYNQVIAKRNRVGDPKTTTVFSKLYYKIVNHFVDIRLTDGIGDFRLLSRQAVNALLSMKEYNRFSKGMFSWIGFDEKIIEYKNQNRVCGNTKWNFKQLIQYGMDGILSFNNKPLRSILYLGFIMIILGLSYILYSLIRIMLVGIDMPGYFTTITAILVIGGIQLLSLGVIGEYIGRIYYEVKKRPHFLIKETNISKNIEKNTQKDIKISKCNKQSIGGRL
- a CDS encoding 50S ribosomal protein L25/general stress protein Ctc, producing MEKLFVEKRNCKNSNKIRREGKVPGIIYGKNLNNLMFEVGEIELNSMISQVGEHGVTDVNYGGADYKVLIKEVQKDPVKKNVIHIDLENVTNSSNLINAEIPILFSGDELIMKKGGVVQKEKNSVKVRCPGEKLPNNIMIDLSKYDIGKTFRVSDLELGEDITFMESLDSTIASVFFG
- a CDS encoding GtrA family protein, which translates into the protein MNKVVFNIKKYFNKLKTKDDKIFSFLRFGIIGVINTVHYYIWYLLFLYLNIPYVISHTIAFTLSMIGSYFLNCYFTFKTKPTLKKFIKYPLTTLANYLISTFSLVLLVKIFHISSSIAVLWAAILPIPITFLVTKHILKNSESTSNIDVNIKSNFLNILKYLFPIIFLLLFSIGCHLYSLYLGYRGFLFAVPGTDSTFQFMYFVPFIQKAFLSHQPFWSWSYGLGGDIFGQFIYYYTTSPFFYLMLLLRKLGIGSWTLGNTLQWKFLFSILKQFLSMYFLYALLKYEKKKTYTSLIGAMIYGGCINYMVFSLRFDFMADAYIWIPLTILGFRIYNETGKWLIFIISASLTVANSFYFGFISYIFYIIFIIIFINIEGNTFKNKVHSFCRYISKYILFAIMALGLASISFIPSVYAFLKTDRFANKVIIPILYNNHHILKLPEKLFFYDSTLGFPLIALIIFALPWKKLSLITKKKTILACIFFILFLTPYSGSFFNGFSYSCDRWFYLFIFSIAYAIPDWLEENDKLKSLGFHFFSIIIIFIIYFYYTKEPRGFANIIRSLKTTKTINLIILVSGLLSLFAIMLKKYISKPLATKLLNYTVILCVALSLMCNTNTYLYTTRPVMTNKILQYSGVDNLEEKMIFNKYTPTNNEFYRILFRNLHYANAPMNYNYYGASTYNSMVDGALHKCLKVDYNILNPVVKPSVYENFDDRLFLETMFGVKYLIKNKVNAYTPSYGYKLNNKTNNYYIYQNNYNVGFDLWYPNTIKRKDYDKMNIAERDAVLLQTAIVNENIPELTRNTPIDDVTTELSLKWEDAVIKNANYANGLLKAKKNASISIPINNIKEETNGEILFSINLKSMKGKEFNLNVNGKATRKLEENSSYTYPLNKFTFRLDGNTTVIKIDISEGDYLISDTHAWFNSYKYYTKWINERNKYNLENLYVKGGKVKGNIKNNEKGILALNIPFCKGWSAKVDGKKQDLMNINGILTGLVLEPGYHNIELRYITPGLISGMCISIAFLIIITTLYLLKYSHNFFNDN